The genome window CCTTGGTAAAGACAGACATGGTGTGTGTGTGGTGTAGGTGGTATAgagtggtggtgggcgTTAAGACTTGATACGACAGCTCAGCTGTGTTTTTTTTGGTAAAGTAAAGGGCGGTGGCGAGTTGATGGACCAGACAGACGAGCAACTAGGTGTTATATCTTCTGTTGATTGCGAGAGCGGGAGTTATCTCCGGTCTCTGTCTCTTCGGACAGACTTGCCCTCCACCTCAACTTCCCCAAACATGCACCCAAGGTCGGACCCCGAGATCGTGGTCCGTGAAGTCCACCACTGGCATTGTGCCCTCTACGCGCGCGGATCACCGACGGTGGAGGGGATTGAGAGGAGCTATGACGTTTGCCAGTCCCCCGAAactggcggcgacgagctaCGAGTGCGCCCTATTTCGGACCGGGGGACGGACGTTGGGTCCGCGGTGCATGTCGTGGAACCAAAAAGTTTGGACTGTGGACGTCAAGGGcaggagagagggggggggggtgtTGAGTGGAAACGAGGTCTTCCCTGTATGTGCTATgagaaggggagggggtagTTTTACAGACGCCGCTGTCGTCATTCGAGTATCTTGAGATGAATAGAGAAGCGTGGATACTGCGGATATTGCAGGTTTGGTTTGGCACTGAATTCCTCGATATCCAGTCCCCATACGTTGCAGCAACCACATGACGTTTTATCAACTGTAACCGAGCGGTTTTCTTCGGGAAAACCCTGAACAGATAAGCCCGGCCGCCGGGGCGGACGTTGACATGTCCTTATCCATAGGCAGAGTCCACGTCGTATGTAAAGTTGCTCGTTCCTGCCGGGCCTGCGTTGAATAGAAGAATGAGTTGACGTCAGTATCAAAACTTTCCAGTGCTACGTGGAAAGTATTTTGGGGTTGAATCACACACTGGAATCACATTCACCACGTTCAGGGCCATCACATGTCGGACCCTGAATATCACCTGCCGCCGGCAATCTTGACCAACAACTTTTggccgcgcggccgcctcggccagcATCACATCATCACCTCATCGTAGTCACTGCCGGAAACCCATTTCGGGGTCACCAGTGGCCTCATCCACAATCCTGCAATCCTGCAATAGTGGTCTAGGACCGCCGCACTTGTCGGGGTCAACCCCTGCACAGTCGTCTGTCCATTGCGGCGCCTTGCTGCACCCCGGACCTTGCCGCCAGCCTCAGCGGGCAACGGATATCTGCGTAATGCGTGTGTGCGCTGACAGCTAACACTTTGTCACCTTGAGGCAACACTCTTGATACATAAGAACTGGTGGCCTCTTacctccaacctccaacctccaacctccaacctcccaaccccacacATAGTTATAGACTGCCTCCGCGAGCCCAGTCCCACCGACTCATCCATCAACTAGAAATACAAGCCCAGGCGGCAAACACACTCTCTACTCTCACAAAACATGACCATGTCTTCCGCTACCTCGCGCGTCTCAACCGCCCCTTCGTCCCCCGACCTCCGCGCCATGGACTCGGGCTTCTCCAACCTCAACTTCAACATTGCGTCTGGCGCCACGACGCCGGAACGCCCGTCATCGCCCATCAacttcccctcctcgcccctGCCCTCTGGTAAACACCGTATCGCCGTAATCGGCTCCGGGTCGTGGGGTACGGCGCTGGCCAAGATCGCAGCCGAGAATGCTCTCCGTCACCCATCGCGATTCCACTCCGAGGTCCGCCTCTGGGTTCGTCAGAAACAGGTCAACGGCAAGAAACTCACCGACGTCATCAACAAGACCCACATGAACTCCAACTACCTTCCCGGCGTCCTCCTTCCCGAGAACCTCGTCGCGACCCCCAAGCTCTccgacgtcgtcaaggacgcaaccatcatcatcatggTCACGCCACACCAGTTCCTCCACACCGTCATCTCCGAACTGACGCGTATTCCGGGTACCATTCACcctggcgcgcgcgtcgttTCGGCCATCAAGggtgtcgaggtcgagggcacCAACATTTCGACTTTTGCCTCCTTGATTGAAAAGGAGCTCGGTACGCCCTGCTCCGCCCTCTCTGGTGCGAACAttgccctcgaggtcgcccaGGGCCAATTCTGCGAGACTACCATCGGATGCCCATCCTCCGACGACGCTAAACTCTGGCACGCCGTCTTCGACGCCCCCACATTCCGCGTCAACACCGTGGAAGACGTCAACGGCGTCTCCCTCTCTGGTGCATTGAAGAATGTGGTCGCTCTGGCCGCAGGCATGGTCGACGGTCTTCGTCTGGGTGGAAACACCAAGGCCGCAATCCTCCGCATCGGCCTACAGGAAATGACCAACTTTACGCTCGAGTTCTTTGACGGCGTCCAGGCCGCCACGTTCTCCAACGAGTCGGCGGGCATCGCAGACCTTATCACAACCTGCTACGGTGGCCGGAACAGGAAGTGCGCCGAGGAGTTTGTCAAGACCGGCCACTCGttcgaggtcatcgagcgccgcctcctcaacgGCCAGAAGTTGCAGGGCACCGCTactgccgaggaggtcaacCGTTTCCTCACGGCCCGTGGGTGTGCCGACAAGTACCCCCTGTTCGAAAAGGTGTTCAAGATCTCGTTCGAGGGCATGCCTCCCtcccagctcgtcaagggGTTGTAATCTCATAAGCTCCTTGGCTCCAGTGTACATTTAGACTCCATTTCATACATACACCACATTCAACGCATGGGCTTTGCCCGCCATTGTAGCTCTAGTCTAGGGTGCTGGACACCAATGCATAGAGGATAGATGATAGACGGATTTGGATAGCGAGGGTAGTGAGATCGGGCGGGCCAAGGTCAGGCAAGCGAGCAGGGCGTTGATGGGGTGAGGTGGTGGATGTTGATGCGCGGGGTGGATGTTGATGCGCCGAGCGCACCCAAGAGTAATCACGTGACCATCTCCGAACATTACCAATACGTCAGTTAACACGTTTCAAGACGCTTTAGCTCAGTgggagagcgagcgagtgAAGCTTTTAAGCGCAATTCGTTCGGTCGTGTGTTCAATCCACACAAGCGTCATACCTCTTCTTTTTCCTTTTTCTCCTTCCACTGCATTGTACTCTCGCCCCACACCCCACATTAGATAGTCTCCTTTGGCTCACTCCTTTGGCCAAAGCATCCCACGTCCGACGTCAAGTCACCATAATGCGACACACACAGATCCGCACGGTCCATCAAGCCACAAGCCACGCCATGCCTTTGTTTTGACCTTGCTTCTTCCCCAACCTCACCTCCGTTCTACGCGCATAACAGAACAAAGTACTAACTCACTACTCACTACTCACCATCTTCATTACACCACATCGCCATGCGTCTCCTCCTACTCCTACTCTTCCTCGTCTGCGTCCTCGCTCAAACCCAGAAACCCCTCCGCACATCAGACGAGTTCGGCCTCAGTGTCCTCGACCATCATTCCGGTACGTCACATGCACATACAGCTCACCCAGCGTGCTTTACAGTGTGCCATCTGTCCGCCGTACaggtcatcctcctcccgaATATTTCGATTAATGGGGTTGTGTTCGTCGCCCGGAATTGCCGGCTGCCGGTGGGTTCCTTCCTCACCGACTCGACTCGCCCATAGCTCATGACTAGATATGGGCGAAAGTCGTCGGAGGATGTCTCCCGGTCGTGTGCAAGTCTGCGCCAGATGTGTCCTACGCCGTAGAATACGCCGCAGCGTGGTGTGCCCGCTCCGGCGTGGATAACGTCACAATCCCCATGCCCGAATGGTATCTCCAGACGCCGGGGGGCAAATACTTCCAGTGAGTCCCAGGCTTGCAGTCGCAGTCTGCAAGTACTGATGACAGGAACATGATTCAGTCGAGCGCCACGGCTGCTGCCGTTAGTTTCGGTCTCATGGCCGGcgcgcttgccctcgtctccctcgcccCCCTCGCCTTCCTTTAATCTCGTTGTAATGCACATGTCAATGCTACTCCGATCCGTGCTACCGTATACTAGCTACTCCCGCCGCGCCTGCTTGCACGTGTGGTGCACATAccacccctcctcgtcggctcgGCGCCTGCGGAGATGACAGCCGTCTGCTGCATGCTCGCACGCCAGTTCCGAGTCCCACGCAAACGCCCCTCGCCCACGTACGCGGTCCTCGACCACTGCGCCATTCTGGTTCGACAGGAAGGGCACGTGTTTGCGGAGGGCAGCAAGGATCTCAACCGCCATGCCGTTGCACTGGTCGATGCAGATCCAGGTTATGGGCACCTTTGGCTGCGAAGGCTGCCAAGGTTGAGAGGAGGACTGTGGGGGAGGCGTCGGCTCAGGTTtgctcttcctcttcggcgCAAATGCCGACCGTCTGACGGGAAcaggcttgggcttggttGTCTCGATTCCCAGCCGACCATACACTAGGCGCCGGAGTGGTCCTGCCGAGATCTGGTCGTGTCCCGCTACACTGAGCGCTGTGAGGTTTGGGAGGATGCCGTCCACAAGTCCTTCGAGGAGCTGGTTGTCGATGCCGCAGAAACTGACGTTGAGGAAACGGAGCGAGGTGAATTCGGGTAGGAGGGCCAGGAGATCAGCCTGATTGAGGCCGCAGCGCCCAATGTCGAGAGACGTGAGGGTGCGCGGGAGGCCACGGAGGTTGTCGAGCACAGACAGGGGCGGACCGGGAGCCGAGCGCATGTGCCAGTTCCACGCCGAGTAGACGGACAGGTTGGGTGTGTGTAGCGTCTTGGTCGGTTCAGATAGGCCAGTACGGTCGCACACTTCCAGGTGGgtgaggtgctcgagggTGATGGGGTCCTCGTCTGCCGGGAACGCCGTGTGGTTCGTACACCGAAGCTCGAGGTGGGCCAGGCGTGGCGCAGCGGCCGCGAGTGCGAGTACCCACGCCTGGTCCGAATGGACTGCTCCGtgaccgaggacgagatggcgaAGAGACACGAGTTGCGAGGGGTTCACTGGGATACCTGTGCTAATGTTGAAGTTATACACCGTAGGCGTTGGTGTAAGATGGGCTTTAGTCATCTCGACCACCTCGAGGGTGCAGCACTCCTGGTGGAGTAACTGGAACATTGCGTGCTGAGGCACTCTCGTGTCCGATTTGACCTTGAGTTCGCGGAGGGCACGACATTTGCCCCGCCATGCGGCGAGGTACTTCCCGCAAGTGCCGTCGGTGACGTAATGCAAGTTGACACTCTCGACATTCTCGATGGGCAAGGCGAGCTCGGTCGcaacggcctcggcctcggcctcggcaacATACCGCGTAATCTCGATGGTCTTGATCCTGCCTCCCGAGCGGTCGACCCACGTCGCTGCCTTGGCGGCcggccggcggcgaccgaGACGCAGGTGGCTCCAAagcgacgagtgggagagcATGGCCCCGCGCCAGTCATGACACACGCCCGCCATGCGCAGGGCCGTGTCCCCGTCGCCAGCCTTTGCGATCAGGTACAGAATGTCCGAGGTAAGGAGGTGGGTGAAGCACATGGCTCCCTTGCGTgctgcctcggcctctgcgGCATTCTCATCCCGCAGCGCAGTCATAGCAACGCGCTTCCGCTTCCCGACTTCGCGGAGATCCAGGAGGGGTTTACGGGCCGCTGCATCCGACAAAGGGGCGAGAGTGAGGCCGCGAGTGATACTCCGCTCTGCGGCGTCGAGTAGGCCCAGTTCGAGGAGGatcgacgcggcgcggtACCATGGCTCCTGTCAGCTTGAATGCTGGCGACTCACGCGATGGCTTTTGTCGCCATACTTCTTGCAGAGGGAGGAAGCTACTTCAAAGGCGGAGGTACGCCATACCCCGCCCATCTTGTTCatcgcggcggccttggcgtccAGCACCTTCCAGCTGCGGTCGCCAAGAGAGACCGCCTGGCGTGAGCTCCAATCGCTATGTTGGCAGCTAGGCGGGGTGAGAGTACAGGAGGAAGGGGCACCTTAGCAACGACTCTCCAAGCCGTGCCAAACACGCACCCAAACCTACTCTTCCCTCATAACTGGATTGGCACAACTCACCCGATCAAAAGCGCTCAGCGCCTCCTCATAATCCTTACGCCCATACGCAGTCATGCCCGCGCGGTAAAGGCGCTGAGCCTGGGCTATGTCGCCAGACATGGTGGATTGTGATGGTGGATGTTGTGATTGCAACTTCAGCGGAATCAATGTTGACGGCCTCCACTTACGCGTGTTAACACTCCAGGCCACCCATACTCTACTACTCTATTACTGACGTTGGGTCGAGGTACCAAGGTACCCAAGTACCCCGAGCAACGCATCGAGCTGGGAATGCACGTTCTGCCCTCTGCCATCTGCTATCTGCTATCTGCTATCACCATCTTCATTCAGCATTGCTTGGCTGAGAGTTGGACCAAGCTAATCACGTGACCTTTCTGTTGACGGAACGGCGTGCCGGTCAATGACGCCCACTTGGGTGGCCATCGCTGCCCACCTCCTCAGGCCAATATTACATCCATCTCATTCACCACATTCTCCACTGCACGTCCACGTCCACACGTCCACAATGTCGCCCGACCCCACCTCTACCACCGAaccgacctcctccaccggcACGGCCCCACCCGCGCccccctcggcctccacgCTCCCCCCTGAAGCCCTCTCTCTCGCCTCGAAGCTGTTCGACTTCGCCCGCGCCGGCGATCCAACCTTACTGGAATACATCGGCGCCGGCATCCCGCCAAACCTGACAAACGCGTCCGGCGACACGCTCCTAATGCTAGCCGCGTACCATGGGCATGCGGATCTCGTTAAATCGCTCTTGTCCAAAGGCGCCGACCCCAACGCCGTAAATGGCAAGGGACAGGCGCCGATCGCCGGGGCCGTGTTTAAGAAACACGACGAGGTGGTCAAAGTTCTATTCGAGGCGGGCGCAGATGTGTCTGCGGGTCATCCGAATGCACGGGATTGTGCGGTTATGTTTAGGCGGGAGGATCTGGTTGAGCTTTTCAATTCCAAGTAGTGATATGTATGTACGACAGGACAGATGGATGGATAGCTTGCGCCGACTAACCAGGTGCGGGGCCTGGCCCCAAGTAGATCGGAGGCGTACGTTACTTACTGGGAGCGGTCGCGTCGTTTACGCCCCCTTGCTCGTTCGGATGGTGGTGGACTGTTTGAGCAGTACCTTCACAGTGTCACTTCGGCAGCGAGCTCAAGATCGACTGGTGCTGGACTGTTCGCCGATCGCCGCCCTATCGCCATGCATGCCGGCACATCGCCAGGCCCAACAGCCCTAGTCGTACATCACGCAAAGGTACTGGCACTGGCACTGGCActggcgtcgtcgccgtcgccatgCGTAATGTGCACCATCACGCTACTGACAGCCGTGCCGCTTGTCCGCGTGTCGTACTCTCCATCAAAGAACACGCAGACGCAGTTAGCGCCATTCTGGACCTGTCCAGCCCATTGAAGATATAGGCTCTCGCGTTTGCAAGCTCACCAAGCCCACAAGGCACCGGTGCTCAACCTTATCGTCGCCACCCCAGTTCTGTTCTAGGCAGTCTGGCCGGACCGGTTGCGACGTCAGGCACGAGCTCGTGGCCGACGAACGCGGACGTGTATCGGTGCATATGCAGTGTATTGACAGGGTACAGGGCGCCGTGGGAGGGCGTGTGAATGTGAAGCCACTGGCCGGTGGTGAGAATGGATGGGGATGCGTGGGTGACAAGGTGAGTGGATGCGCGCTGATTAGCTGGTATGCACGCGACGGAATCTATGGGCTGCGCAGCAGCGTTGGGTAAAATTAGGTCTACTTGTCGTTCTTGAGCGCTTCGGCGACGCCCTGCGCCCACGTCTCCAGACCCGCCTGGGTCACTGTCAACGACGTGATCCATTCGgactcgaggagctcctgAGGACTCTTGCGGGCAGCGGGATCCTTGTCGAGACACCAGTCGACAAAGTGGACGGCGCAGTCGGGGAAAGTCTGGTTCCCACGGCCAACCAGGCGCGGAGCAGCCTCATTGACAATGTGCTgcagcaggtcgaggatggACATGGTCatgccaccaccaccgaggCTCACGCCGCGCTTCCTGTGGCGCTTGGGCGACAGGTTCGGTCTGCGTGACGACACTGGTAACGTCGCCTCGGGATCGAAGCGCTCCTCCACAGGCGTGCTCTGGTCGTCTTCATCACCAGACTCGGGAGGGTCCGCAAACGGGAAGCGGccctgcgcgagctcgacgagcgagaTACCCAGCGACCATACGTCTGATTTAATCGTGTACGGCGCGCCCTGGATGCGTTCCGGCTGCAATCAGTATGAGAAGATTAATATCTACTCACGCTCATGTACGTGCTCGTGCCCACAAACGTGTTAGCAATGGAGTTGATCAGTTCTCCCGACACGCCAAAGTCGCAGATCTTGATCTCGCCTTTCGAGTTGGCAAGGATGTTGGACGGCTTGATATCTGGGGTTAGTGCTGCaaacgcgcgcgcggtccTTGGACCAACTCACCACGATGGATGATGCGGTGGATGTCGTAAAGGTACACGAGTCCTCTCAagacggcctcggcgaccttgccaACGATCTCGAGTGGGACTGCGCCCGTGTGGCGGTAGATATAGTCGAGCGATCTGGAATGAGCACGGCCTCCATGGGGCACCTACCCAAGGTCCATAAACTCCATGACGATGCCAACGTGCACATCGACGGGGAAGCAACCGTAGTAGCCGACAATGTATGGCGACGCGCAGTCGTTCATGATCTGCAACTCGCGTAGGATCTGTTTGCGGACAGAcggcttggcgtcgacgaggatgagctgggCGCGTTAGTCACGGTTGCTCGCTTAGCTTGGGCCGATGACACAGCCGACGCACGACAAGCGATgccaccaccctcctcactcACCTTCTTGGCCATTACGCAGTTGCGCTTCTTGTTCCACACCTTGGTCACCGTGCCGCCGTTGCCGGCACCCAGGTCGGCAAGCACAGtgaggtcctcctccttgacagtattctcgtcctcctccttcctcttaCTGCGTTTACGCTCTCCATTCGAGTGGTGATGCTTCTTCCggctcaagctcgacgttgacgcTTGGAGCGATGTCGTCGGTAATTCAGGGGCCGTGTGTCGGTGGCGTGGTCggggagggatgggagTGGCGATGGAGGGTTCGGCGGGTGCGagtggggagagggaggtAGGCGACTCTGGTCCTGAGTTGTATGACGACCCGCTGGAGCGAGATGACAGTTGCAGGCGAGCGATTTCGTCACGAAGGCGGTCGGCCTCGGGAATCCACGAAACGGACGCGCCATCCTTTGCAGCCGAGTCGGGGCCCGTGATGACTGTGGAGAGACTACGCGACGGTTTGGGGATGGCCTTTGAAatgtcgaggccgagaggcTTCTTGCGCGAGATGGATTTTACTGCGCCAAAGGGCGAGGTAGGTCCCGATGCAGAGCGTAAAGTGGGCGGCGCTGAGAGAGGACTTGCAGCACTGTGACTTGGGACGAGTGGGTTGAGTGTGGGACGGGCACGCGCAGCGAAGGGGTGGTCGGACATTGTTGCCAACGTGTGtgtggggggaggggggggggaaggggggggggggagggaaggagatgGTGGTGGATAGATGCAAGAATGTAGGAGGATGTAGGAGTTGTAGGGAGGAGATGAGTGGGCCAGTggagagaaggaagagggatGGATGCAAATGGATAGAGATGGCGAGTACGACAAAGGAGGACAATGGAGATGGGTAAAGGGCGAATCGAATGAGGAGGGTTAAGAGGGTCGTGTCTGGGTGTCTGTGTGGTGGGGTACAGAGAGTACGGTACCTAGTAGACTGTGGAATGCGTAGGCTGGTTAGGTTGGCCTGGTTTTGGATGGGAGCAGAATATGAGAGCGAGATTGTGTGTGTGGTTTATGATTGTCCTCGTCTGGCTTGCATTGCCTTGTTGCAAAGCACGAGCACCGGTTGAGTACCTTGAGACCTTGATAGCTGACGCTGGACAGTCGAGACCTAGACCTTCGGCTGTGGCGTTGGTGGCGTAAATGGATGGCGTATGGCGTACAGTTAAAACCACGTTGGGACGTGCGGTGGCTGCTGGTTTTGGACAGTAGCTCGGAGCAAGAGACAGGAAAGAGGAGAAAGGGATAGTGAAATTGAGGAATCGAGTTCCGTTGGGTGTTGGGCGTTGGGCGTTTGGCGTTGGGCTTTGATGGTTGATCGTTGGAGATTGACAAAGTGTGCGTGCAGCGTGCAGACGTGCATGAGTTGGAGTACCATTTCGTATTTTGTGCATCATCATTGATTCAACTGCGTGCGTTCCTTTAACCATATGGTTCCAGTTACAATATACCCAAAGTGGGCATGATGAGGGGGGGCCAGGGGGACCTTACGAGCACCGGGTACACTAAGCTCATCATTCGGCTCACCCGTTCCCCCCTTCCTGCCCTGGCACCCGGATGTGCCTAGACTTTCTTAGACTCTGCCCGACTCTGCCCTGTCCTTGATTAATCTTTGTCCAACAGATCCATTAGCCCTGACCAATGGTCCTCATTACTTCCTCCTCATTAGCTATTAGGGTTATGCCCATAtgcccaaccccaacccgTCTCCGGGTCACTACAAACGCGCAAAAATCCTAatccccttccttccctgGCTTCCGCTGCCTTTTACCGCTCGTCGTCTACCCATCCAAAGTGTCCTTTGGGTCCTGGCCATCCATCAAAGATACTAGTAAAGGAGAGGGCGCAGGTATGTTGGGTGACAATGACGCGCGTGTCGCTCCCGTGGATCTCGCGTGCGAATCAGGTGTAGGGGAGACCGCCATTTTTAAACTCGCGACTCGTGAGATCGTGAGCGTTAGCGACTTGACATGTTTGGGTCTGCAAGCATGGACATTAATTAGCAATGCATGGTAGTGATCTCTGTGACCATGTCGAGCCTGTCGCGATTGAGCGTTTCATGACTTTAGACACGTCGAGTCACGCGATCACGCGAGTAAAGTGTGGTTGGTTGGCCAATTGGCCAAAGAGTTGGAAGGTGTTAGGAGAAATGAGcttcccccttcccgcACCATTAGCGTGTTCTGAACAGCTGAACATGAGTCGCGTTGCAAGAAACACCGGGGGAAGAGTTTGAGGGAAACTGAGCGGATGCAGGGCAAATTGGGTCAACAATAGGAACTAATGCTTACAACTCGGCAACCAAAATCAGTCAGAATACAACCAACAGACAAAACGTGAATAGGGAAGAGGTCCAAGTTATGCTCCCCTTTTCTCATCCATAAGCGATAGCCGCTCACTCCCACCACTCCGTCACTCAACCGTACCACTGTACCATACCACCACCTCCTTTGAACGTAACAACCCGCTTACC of Cutaneotrichosporon cavernicola HIS019 DNA, chromosome: 4 contains these proteins:
- a CDS encoding uncharacterized protein (NAD-dependent glycerol-3-phosphate dehydrogenase N-terminus), with protein sequence MTMSSATSRVSTAPSSPDLRAMDSGFSNLNFNIASGATTPERPSSPINFPSSPLPSGKHRIAVIGSGSWGTALAKIAAENALRHPSRFHSEVRLWVRQKQVNGKKLTDVINKTHMNSNYLPGVLLPENLVATPKLSDVVKDATIIIMVTPHQFLHTVISELTRIPGTIHPGARVVSAIKGVEVEGTNISTFASLIEKELGTPCSALSGANIALEVAQGQFCETTIGCPSSDDAKLWHAVFDAPTFRVNTVEDVNGVSLSGALKNVVALAAGMVDGLRLGGNTKAAILRIGLQEMTNFTLEFFDGVQAATFSNESAGIADLITTCYGGRNRKCAEEFVKTGHSFEVIERRLLNGQKLQGTATAEEVNRFLTARGCADKYPLFEKVFKISFEGMPPSQLVKGL
- a CDS encoding uncharacterized protein (Ankyrin repeat); this translates as MSPDPTSTTEPTSSTGTAPPAPPSASTLPPEALSLASKLFDFARAGDPTLLEYIGAGIPPNLTNASGDTLLMLAAYHGHADLVKSLLSKGADPNAVNGKGQAPIAGAVFKKHDEVVKVLFEAGADVSAGHPNARDCAVMFRREDLVELFNSK
- a CDS encoding uncharacterized protein (Golgi transport complex subunit 5): MSDHPFAARARPTLNPLVPSHSAASPLSAPPTLRSASGPTSPFGAVKSISRKKPLGLDISKAIPKPSRSLSTVITGPDSAAKDGASVSWIPEADRLRDEIARLQLSSRSSGSSYNSGPESPTSLSPLAPAEPSIATPIPPRPRHRHTAPELPTTSLQASTSSLSRKKHHHSNGERKRSKRKEEDENTVKEEDLTVLADLGAGNGGTVTKVWNKKRNCVMAKKLILVDAKPSVRKQILRELQIMNDCASPYIVGYYGCFPVDVHVGIVMEFMDLGSLDYIYRHTGAVPLEIVGKVAEAVLRGLVYLYDIHRIIHRDIKPSNILANSKGEIKICDFGVSGELINSIANTFVGTSTYMSPERIQGAPYTIKSDVWSLGISLVELAQGRFPFADPPESGDEDDQSTPVEERFDPEATLPVSSRRPNLSPKRHRKRGVSLGGGGMTMSILDLLQHIVNEAAPRLVGRGNQTFPDCAVHFVDWCLDKDPAARKSPQELLESEWITSLTVTQAGLETWAQGVAEALKNDK